Proteins from a genomic interval of Pseudoruegeria sp. SHC-113:
- a CDS encoding HNH endonuclease translates to MDGDFRTEFVREPHALKQHPALVLNADYRPLSYYPLSLWPWQEAVKAAFLDRVDIVAEYDHVVRSPSTVIRVPSVVVLKEFVKPQKRVAFTRFNLFLRDEFCCQYCGSKGDLTFDHVVPRAAGGVTSWENVVAACSRCNLKKGSKSLRQSGLALRKPPRQPGAEELRNAGRKFPPNFLHESWMDFLYWDTELDA, encoded by the coding sequence ATGGATGGCGATTTCAGAACCGAGTTCGTGCGGGAGCCGCACGCTCTCAAGCAGCACCCGGCGTTGGTGCTGAATGCGGATTACCGGCCGCTTTCCTATTATCCGCTGTCGCTCTGGCCCTGGCAGGAGGCGGTGAAAGCGGCCTTCCTGGATCGGGTGGACATCGTGGCCGAATATGATCACGTCGTCCGAAGTCCTTCGACGGTGATCCGGGTGCCTTCGGTTGTTGTCCTGAAAGAGTTTGTGAAACCTCAAAAGCGCGTGGCCTTCACGCGCTTTAATCTTTTCTTGAGGGACGAATTCTGCTGCCAATACTGCGGCAGCAAGGGCGATCTGACGTTCGATCACGTGGTGCCACGCGCCGCGGGCGGGGTGACAAGCTGGGAAAACGTGGTGGCGGCCTGTTCACGCTGCAACCTGAAGAAGGGCAGCAAATCGCTGCGCCAATCGGGCCTTGCCTTGCGCAAACCGCCGCGCCAGCCCGGCGCGGAAGAGCTGCGCAACGCGGGCCGCAAGTTCCCGCCGAACTTCCTGCACGAAAGCTGGATGGATTTCCTCTACTGGGATACCGAGTTGGACGCCTAG